A region of Bicyclus anynana chromosome 15, ilBicAnyn1.1, whole genome shotgun sequence DNA encodes the following proteins:
- the LOC112044964 gene encoding uncharacterized protein LOC112044964, protein MLKLVVLSCFLAAASASGLLGYAAPWGYAAPLWQPTNYRGPLSLAPGQPANIIAADGRPLDTLDVNLDRSAHFTAKALNGFHLLKKRSVAVVAPYAAPFAAPFVAPYAAPLAYAAPYYQPYNYRGPLSLAPGQPANILGSDGRPLDTLDVNLDRSAHLTAKALSGAHILKKRSVVAPISTIAVARTPLIAPYSYAASWAPYRTISYAAPIAPIGHYAHVL, encoded by the coding sequence ATGTTGAAGCTGGTGGTGTTGTCTTGCTTCCTGGCGGCGGCGTCCGCTTCGGGTCTCCTCGGCTACGCGGCCCCCTGGGGGTACGCCGCGCCGCTGTGGCAGCCGACCAACTACCGCGGCCCCCTGTCGCTCGCCCCCGGCCAGCCCGCCAACATCATTGCCGCTGACGGCAGGCCCCTCGACACTCTGGATGTGAACCTGGACCGCTCCGCCCACTTCACCGCCAAGGCTCTCAACGGATTCCACTTGTTGAAGAAGCGCTCCGTCGCCGTCGTCGCTCCCTACGCCGCTCCCTTCGCTGCTCCTTTCGTCGCTCCTTACGCTGCGCCCTTGGCTTACGCCGCACCCTACTACCAACCCTACAACTACCGCGGCCCCCTGTCGCTTGCCCCCGGACAGCCCGCCAACATCCTCGGCTCCGACGGCAGGCCCCTCGACACCCTGGACGTCAACTTGGACCGTTCCGCTCACCTCACCGCTAAAGCTCTGAGCGGCGCCCACATTCTCAAGAAGCGCTCCGTGGTCGCCCCCATCAGCACCATCGCTGTCGCCAGGACCCCACTGATCGCCCCCTACTCGTACGCCGCTTCCTGGGCTCCCTACAGAACGATCTCGTACGCTGCTCCCATTGCCCCCATCGGCCACTACGCTCACGTCCTATAA
- the LOC112044958 gene encoding uncharacterized protein LOC112044958, with product MFKLVVLSVLAVASANPSGVWGAGWGGPLAAGWGAGWGHAGVAAPLAVAAPVAAVAAPVGAYNYRGPLSLAPGQPANILAADGRPLDTLSVNLDRAVHLTAKAVEGRGHWLRKRSIGAALIAAPLASWAAPAVAVSTSSRVDIPAARVIAPVGVTAAPIAPWGLGHGARWGQLW from the coding sequence ATGTTCAAGCTGGTGGTGTTGTCAGTGCTCGCGGTAGCGTCCGCTAACCCCAGCGGTGTGTGGGGCGCTGGCTGGGGTGGACCCCTCGCCGCTGGTTGGGGCGCAGGATGGGGTCACGCAGGTGTCGCCGCCCCCTTGGCTGTAGCTGCCCCCGTGGCTGCGGTTGCCGCTCCCGTTGGTGCATACAACTACAGAGGCCCGTTGTCTTTGGCTCCCGGCCAGCCTGCCAACATCTTGGCAGCTGACGGCAGGCCTCTAGACACACTCAGCGTGAACCTGGACCGTGCAGTTCACCTTACAGCGAAGGCTGTCGAGGGACGCGGCCACTGGCTGAGGAAAAGATCAATTGGAGCTGCTTTGATCGCGGCACCTCTTGCCTCCTGGGCTGCTCCCGCTGTGGCCGTGTCCACATCTTCCCGTGTCGACATTCCCGCAGCTCGCGTCATTGCACCCGTAGGTGTCACCGCTGCACCCATCGCACCCTGGGGTTTGGGTCACGGTGCTCGTTGGGGTCAGCTTtggtga
- the LOC128198825 gene encoding testis-specific gene A8 protein-like yields the protein MNSLVVLLSVMALASAKPGFPFIIDYAAPALALAPAAVSHQSRIDVKSTPAIVKTDIVAPAIAPVVTAPIAYSAPLAVAPAAVSTQSRIDIKSSPGVISTYAAGPLEYTAPLAYSHGIGYGAPILAYSPSIYAAAIPPIGLKSIAIPSQAEPAPESPAAPEAGLPVAPTETPEVAAARAAHLEAKALEESHQIQKRSVGILTSPVISSPIITRYASPVIYSSPIARISHVGVPTPILTGAYGLHPY from the coding sequence ATGAACTCGCTGGTGGTGTTGTTATCCGTGATGGCGCTGGCCTCTGCCAAGCCCGGCTTCCCATTTATCATCGACTACGCTGCGCCGGCTTTGGCGCTGGCTCCGGCAGCGGTTTCCCACCAGTCGAGGATAGACGTCAAATCTACGCCAGCTATTGTCAAGACTGACATTGTAGCTCCAGCAATCGCACCTGTAGTGACAGCGCCTATCGCTTACTCAGCGCCATTAGCTGTCGCCCCCGCCGCAGTGTCGACTCAATCACGCATCGATATCAAGTCATCTCCGGGTGTAATCAGCACATACGCCGCTGGACCCCTGGAGTACACTGCGCCCCTGGCATACAGCCACGGTATCGGTTATGGTGCTCCCATATTAGCGTACAGTCCATCCATCTACGCTGCCGCCATCCCACCGATCGGCCTGAAGTCCATCGCTATCCCATCTCAAGCGGAGCCTGCACCTGAAAGCCCTGCGGCCCCTGAAGCTGGTTTACCGGTTGCGCCTACTGAAACTCCTGAGGtagccgccgcgcgcgccgctcaTCTAGAAGCTAAAGCCCTGGAGGAATCCCATCAGATCCAGAAACGCTCCGTTGGCATCCTCACTTCGCCTGTGATTTCTTCCCCGATCATAACCCGCTACGCATCTCCCGTCATCTACTCATCCCCTATTGCGAGAATCTCCCATGTGGGTGTACCGACTCCTATCCTGACGGGTGCCTATGGACTCCACCCCTACTAA
- the LOC112044932 gene encoding larval/pupal cuticle protein H1C, whose product MYKLIVLAAFLAYASAGLIAPVASPWGNPWGHGLVGAPAVVSAPIVSAPIVKQAIPVATSYANSVRIATPAVAVAAPVAHAPVVSYGHGW is encoded by the exons ATGTACAAGCTG ATCGTTCTCGCCGCCTTCTTGGCCTACGCCTCTGCTGGACTGATCGCCCCCGTCGCCAGCCCGTGGGGTAACCCATGGGGTCACGGTCTCGTTGGTGCCCCCGCTGTGGTCAGCGCCCCCATCGTCAGCGCTCCCATCGTTAAGCAAGCCATCCCAGTTGCCACTTCATACGCTAACTCTGTTAGG atTGCCACCCCCGCCGTCGCCGTGGCCGCCCCCGTTGCCCACGCTCCCGTGGTCTCCTATGGTCACGGATGGTAA
- the LOC112044988 gene encoding uncharacterized protein LOC112044988, with product MFKLVVLFSVLALAAAKPGWVAPALTYSAVPVSSVSQYSSGVYHGAVIPSVYSGYSPVVPGYVPTVSALAQAPNSPAVVLDAYNGVPLDTPEVVAARAAHYQAKALAGVGVHTIAKRSVVTPVSPVVSPYTSVVSAVGSPYTSVVSPVAPVSPYYRSVVSPVTYSTPYVSAYNVPGYAYSAVVPKALSVHPW from the coding sequence ATGTTCAAGTTGGTGGTATTGTTCTCCGTGCTCGCTTTGGCAGCGGCCAAGCCTGGTTGGGTGGCGCCAGCGTTGACCTACAGCGCCGTGCCAGTGAGCTCTGTATCCCAGTACAGCAGTGGAGTGTACCACGGAGCGGTGATTCCCTCAGTATACAGTGGCTACTCCCCCGTCGTCCCCGGCTACGTACCAACCGTCAGCGCTCTGGCCCAAGCCCCCAACTCACCCGCTGTTGTCTTGGACGCTTACAACGGAGTTCCCCTGGACACACCTGAAGTCGTCGCTGCCCGCGCCGCTCACTACCAAGCTAAGGCCCTCGCTGGAGTTGGAGTACACACCATTGCCAAGCGGTCCGTCGTAACACCCGTCAGCCCCGTCGTCTCACCCTACACCTCAGTCGTCAGCGCCGTCGGCTCACCCTACACATCAGTCGTCAGCCCCGTCGCCCCCGTCTCTCCTTACTACCGCAGCGTCGTGTCCCCCGTAACCTACTCCACCCCCTACGTATCTGCCTACAACGTACCCGGCTACGCGTACTCTGCTGTAGTACCCAAAGCCCTCTCCGTACACCCATGGTAA
- the LOC112044952 gene encoding cuticle protein 16.5-like → MHQLLLELTTTQTTMFKLVVLSAALAVASASPSGLLGLGGLISPWNAAIAAPLAAPIASPLALSLAAPLAAAPLAALAPIGAPNYRGPLSLAPGQPANILGADGRPLDTLSVNLDRAAHLTAKAIEGSGHLLKKRSIGAPLALAAPLAAGPLVASSLAASPLIASPLAASPLIASPLAAARLAASPLAAANLAAAQLAGAGVIAAPGLALSAPGLALSAPGLALSAPGLALPAPGLALSAPLGIASPLGLGQVLLK, encoded by the coding sequence ATGCATCAGTTACTTTTGGAACTAACAACAACACAGACCACAATGTTCAAGCTGGTGGTGTTGTCTGCTGCGCTCGCTGTAGCGTCCGCTAGCCCCAGCGGTCTCCTGGGACTGGGAGGCCTGATCTCCCCATGGAACGCCGCCATCGCCGCGCCGCTGGCTGCTCCGATAGCTTCGCCGCTAGCGCTGTCTCTCGCTGCGCCCCTCGCCGCTGCGCCCCTCGCAGCTCTGGCGCCCATCGGCGCGCCCAACTACAGAGGCCCGCTGTCTCTGGCTCCCGGCCAGCCCGCCAACATCTTGGGCGCTGACGGCAGGCCCCTGGACACCCTCAGCGTAAACCTGGACCGTGCGGCTCACCTCACCGCCAAGGCTATTGAAGGCAGCGGTCACTTGCTCAAGAAGAGGTCCATCGGCGCTCCCTTGGCGTTGGCTGCTCCATTAGCCGCCGGTCCTCTGGTCGCCTCATCGTTAGCCGCTTCTCCTTTGATCGCTTCTCCGTTAGCCGCTTCTCCTTTGATCGCGTCTCCGTTGGCCGCTGCCCGTTTGGCCGCGTCTCCTTTGGCCGCCGCTAACTTGGCTGCAGCCCAGTTGGCCGGTGCTGGTGTGATTGCTGCTCCTGGTCTCGCTCTATCCGCCCCTGGACTTGCTCTATCTGCCCCTGGACTTGCTCTATCTGCTCCTGGACTTGCTCTGCCTGCTCCTGGCCTTGCTCTGTCTGCTCCCCTCGGTATCGCCTCACCTTTAGGTTTAGGTCAAGTGTTACTCAAATGA
- the LOC112044989 gene encoding pupal cuticle protein G1A — translation MFKLVVLCAFLAAAVAEPGAFFAPLAYSTVLSPARTTITNQASSVIHPSPYYTAPWAYTTPLAHLIKKRSLAVSSYFAPSTYIAHAPIASTYAASPLAYTSYSPLATTYGAPIYSTAAHFIKKRSAPLIVPSTYVAPSFYHSTPLLTSTYSAPFYTTPYVSHSPIAYTHLIKKRSAPLALATYAAPAAFSHQSRLDIKTAPAVATYSYSSPITYASPFGFTHLY, via the coding sequence ATGTTCAAATTGGTGGTGTTGTGCGCTTTCCTCGCTGCGGCGGTGGCTGAACCTGGTGCGTTCTTCGCACCCTTAGCCTACAGTACAGTGTTGTCGCCCGCAAGAACGACTATCACCAACCAGGCCAGCAGTGTCATCCATCCTTCACCCTACTACACCGCGCCATGGGCTTACACCACGCCTTTGGCCCATCTGATCAAGAAACGCTCCCTCGCTGTCAGCTCCTACTTCGCGCCATCGACGTACATCGCTCACGCTCCCATTGCCAGCACTTATGCTGCATCACCCCTCGCCTACACTTCATACTCTCCTTTGGCAACGACTTACGGAGCACCAATTTACTCGACCGCCGCGCATTTTATTAAGAAGAGGTCAGCTCCTCTAATCGTACCAAGCACATACGTAGCACCTTCCTTTTACCACTCTACTCCTCTGTTGACGTCTACTTACAGCGCACCCTTCTACACTACTCCTTACGTGTCCCACTCCCCCATTGCCTACACTCACTTGATCAAGAAGCGATCCGCTCCTTTGGCGCTGGCAACCTACGCCGCACCTGCTGCCTTCTCTCACCAATCCAGACTTGACATCAAAACCGCCCCAGCTGTGGCAACTTACTCGTACTCTAGCCCCATCACATACGCTAGCCCTTTTGGATTCACTCATCTGTACTAA